One Streptomyces lincolnensis genomic region harbors:
- a CDS encoding FG-GAP repeat domain-containing protein produces MTRRARIALTLVSLAALGAGTLTTAGQAAADTTPTPITTDGVWGLDYAAGYLTTVEYRPNGEQYVVGRQLSPDGSTVLQQDTRGYAGSFADGTHLKRVPCDAGDCVLLRATGTQSVGYFRVDEYGKERAQIWLEPNSYHSASEPDVTGGRFVDATGRYFVYTAASTGKQYVDAVNRYRAEDVRLTRPITAASVWGSALWTPGSGNGVVTQYDLEGKKTVATVSTGAPCTVKELQVIGRWLYWNCGPTGAAGVYDRTARKNIKVPSGPALVGDGYLVRHDRAAGKLMLTDYHSGTAAAAREIADLPAGNTADQRRLTWAVDKFGGGIAYVGTDNAIRTVPSGVPAQSLGKIESDLDDSDFDAAGRYSGNMTWNSTWQLNKPADWTFTVKNVQGRTDRTLKGSGTQIDLAWDGKTESGAYAYNGPKTWTLTATAADGGGTYTTSGRFGLTGGRQGHHDQGGYAYGELVTLNSSGTLSLQYTHGKGTFDFKQSGSGWPAGTVAVPFGDMGKDRCAEMLVRMPNGELRRYAGKCGASYGPSSSHTSLGTGWNAYNVLTAPGDLTGDGRTDLLARKASTGDVYLFANDGASKLKPGVKIRSWATYKKIVGAGDLTGDGFGDVLVQDRAGTLWRYDGTGAGQVKERVKVFSDWGTSYNVIVGVGDLTGDGRNDLVARDTAGNLFRNNGDGKGSFGARTRIATGWGGYKGLF; encoded by the coding sequence TTGACCCGGCGTGCCCGGATCGCACTCACTCTTGTCTCGCTGGCCGCTCTGGGCGCCGGCACCCTGACGACCGCGGGCCAGGCGGCCGCGGACACCACCCCGACGCCGATCACGACGGACGGCGTCTGGGGCCTCGACTACGCGGCCGGATATCTCACCACCGTCGAGTACCGGCCGAACGGTGAGCAGTACGTGGTCGGCAGGCAGCTCTCGCCCGACGGCTCCACGGTTCTCCAGCAGGACACCCGCGGATACGCCGGCAGCTTCGCCGACGGCACCCACCTGAAGCGGGTGCCGTGCGACGCGGGCGACTGCGTGCTACTGCGGGCCACCGGTACGCAGAGCGTCGGCTACTTCCGCGTCGACGAGTACGGCAAGGAGCGCGCCCAGATCTGGCTGGAGCCGAACAGCTACCACTCGGCGTCCGAACCGGACGTCACCGGCGGCCGTTTCGTCGACGCCACCGGCCGCTACTTCGTCTACACCGCTGCCTCCACCGGCAAGCAGTACGTCGACGCCGTGAACCGGTACCGCGCCGAGGACGTCCGCCTGACCCGCCCGATCACCGCCGCCTCCGTGTGGGGTTCGGCGCTGTGGACGCCGGGCTCCGGCAACGGTGTCGTCACCCAGTACGACCTGGAGGGGAAGAAGACGGTCGCGACCGTCTCCACCGGCGCCCCCTGCACGGTCAAGGAGCTTCAGGTCATCGGCCGTTGGCTCTACTGGAACTGCGGTCCGACCGGCGCCGCGGGCGTGTACGACCGTACGGCCCGCAAGAACATCAAGGTGCCGTCCGGGCCCGCCCTCGTCGGTGACGGCTACCTCGTCCGGCACGACCGGGCGGCCGGCAAACTGATGCTGACGGACTACCACTCCGGTACGGCCGCCGCCGCCCGCGAGATCGCCGACCTGCCGGCCGGGAACACCGCCGACCAGCGGCGGCTGACCTGGGCGGTGGACAAGTTCGGCGGCGGCATCGCCTACGTCGGCACGGACAACGCGATCCGGACCGTGCCGAGCGGGGTGCCCGCCCAGTCGCTCGGGAAGATCGAGTCGGACCTGGACGACAGCGACTTCGACGCCGCCGGCCGCTACAGCGGCAACATGACCTGGAACAGCACCTGGCAGCTGAACAAGCCCGCCGACTGGACCTTCACGGTCAAGAACGTCCAGGGCCGCACCGACCGCACCCTCAAGGGCAGCGGTACGCAGATCGACCTGGCCTGGGACGGGAAGACGGAGTCGGGCGCGTACGCGTACAACGGCCCCAAGACCTGGACCCTGACCGCCACCGCGGCGGACGGCGGGGGCACGTACACCACGAGCGGCAGGTTCGGGCTCACCGGCGGCCGCCAGGGCCACCACGACCAGGGCGGGTACGCCTACGGCGAGCTGGTCACCCTCAACTCCTCGGGCACGCTGAGCCTCCAGTACACCCACGGCAAGGGCACCTTCGACTTCAAGCAGAGCGGGTCCGGGTGGCCCGCCGGGACCGTCGCCGTTCCCTTCGGCGACATGGGCAAGGACCGCTGCGCCGAGATGCTGGTCCGCATGCCGAACGGCGAACTGCGCCGCTACGCCGGCAAGTGCGGGGCGTCGTACGGCCCGTCGAGCAGCCACACCTCCCTCGGCACCGGCTGGAACGCCTACAACGTCCTGACCGCCCCCGGCGACCTGACCGGCGACGGCCGTACCGATCTGCTGGCCCGCAAGGCCTCGACGGGGGATGTCTATCTGTTCGCCAACGACGGGGCGAGCAAGCTCAAGCCGGGCGTGAAGATCCGCAGCTGGGCGACGTACAAGAAGATCGTCGGCGCCGGTGACCTGACCGGCGACGGCTTCGGGGACGTGCTGGTGCAGGACCGGGCCGGGACGCTGTGGCGCTACGACGGCACCGGGGCCGGCCAGGTGAAGGAGCGGGTGAAGGTCTTCTCCGACTGGGGGACCTCGTACAACGTGATCGTCGGCGTCGGCGACCTCACCGGTGACGGCAGGAACGACCTGGTCGCCCGGGACACCGCGGGCAACCTGTTCCGCAACAACGGCGACGGCAAGGGGTCGTTCGGGGCGCGGACGAGGATCGCCACCGGCTGGGGCGGCTACAAGGGCCTCTTCTAG
- a CDS encoding SCO5918 family protein has protein sequence MRCVIARFPFDLTKSGVLESMKGVKPEPVTGESVIIGRRHYPVKQVGQVITRQDRRDFSAGEVLRAMSRLGFTCRTLPEAAPEPVDSPYLRASALLGAPASV, from the coding sequence ATGCGCTGTGTCATCGCCCGTTTCCCGTTCGACCTGACCAAGAGCGGCGTGCTGGAATCCATGAAGGGCGTCAAGCCGGAACCGGTCACCGGCGAGTCCGTGATCATCGGGCGACGCCACTACCCGGTCAAGCAGGTCGGCCAGGTCATCACCCGTCAGGACCGCCGTGATTTCAGCGCCGGTGAAGTCCTGCGGGCCATGTCCCGGCTCGGCTTCACCTGCCGCACTCTCCCCGAGGCCGCCCCCGAGCCCGTCGACAGTCCGTACCTGCGGGCCTCCGCGCTGCTCGGCGCCCCGGCGTCCGTCTGA
- a CDS encoding cold-shock protein — protein MATGTVKWFNAEKGFGFIAQDGGGPDVFAHYSAINSSGFRELQEGQAVTFDIVQGQKGPQAENITTA, from the coding sequence ATGGCTACGGGAACTGTGAAGTGGTTCAACGCGGAGAAGGGCTTCGGCTTCATCGCCCAGGACGGCGGCGGTCCGGACGTCTTCGCGCACTACTCCGCGATCAACTCCTCGGGCTTCCGTGAGCTCCAGGAGGGCCAGGCCGTGACGTTCGACATCGTCCAGGGCCAGAAGGGCCCTCAGGCGGAGAACATCACCACCGCCTGA
- a CDS encoding DEAD/DEAH box helicase, whose amino-acid sequence MNRTRTNDRFSRTRNGNAVSGRGGSRFGSSAPNRSGGHSRRPAAIQGEFALPRTITPALPAVEGFADLDMPGQLLTALGSAGVTVPFPIQAATLPNSLAGRDVLGRGRTGSGKTLAFGLALLARTAGQRAEARQPLGLILVPTRELAQQVTDALAPYARAVKLRLATVVGGMSIGRQVSVLRGGAEIVVATPGRLKDLIDRGDCRLDQVAITVLDEADQMADMGFMPQVTALLDQVRPGGQRMLFSATLDRNVDLLVRRYLSDPVVHSVDPSAGAVTTMEHHVLHVHGADKHTATTEIAARDGRVIMFLDTKHAVDRLTEHLLNSGVRAAALHGGKSQPQRTRTLAQFKTGHVNVLVATNVAARGIHVDNLDLVVNVDPPTDHKDYLHRGGRTARAGESGSVVTLVTPNQRRDMTRLMAAAGIVPCITQVRSGEEALHRITGAQAPTGVPVVITAPVVERPKKRPTSRGRRRPASTARRTSVRQSTVAAAA is encoded by the coding sequence ATGAACCGCACACGCACGAACGACCGCTTCTCCCGCACCCGTAACGGCAATGCCGTTTCCGGAAGGGGCGGCAGCCGGTTCGGCTCGTCGGCCCCGAACCGTTCCGGTGGTCACAGCCGTCGCCCCGCCGCGATCCAGGGGGAGTTCGCCCTCCCCAGGACGATCACCCCCGCGCTGCCCGCCGTGGAGGGCTTCGCCGATCTCGACATGCCCGGGCAGCTGCTGACCGCGCTCGGCTCGGCCGGCGTGACCGTACCGTTCCCGATCCAGGCGGCGACCCTGCCGAACTCCCTGGCCGGCCGTGACGTCCTGGGCCGTGGCCGCACCGGCTCCGGCAAGACCCTCGCCTTCGGGCTGGCGCTGCTGGCCCGTACGGCCGGACAGCGGGCCGAGGCCAGGCAGCCCCTGGGACTGATCCTCGTACCGACGCGTGAGCTGGCGCAGCAGGTCACCGACGCGCTCGCCCCGTACGCCCGCGCCGTGAAGCTGCGGCTGGCCACCGTGGTGGGCGGGATGTCGATCGGCCGGCAGGTCAGCGTGCTGCGCGGTGGTGCCGAGATCGTCGTCGCCACCCCGGGACGCCTCAAGGACCTCATCGACCGCGGCGACTGCCGGCTGGACCAGGTCGCCATCACCGTCCTCGACGAGGCCGACCAGATGGCCGACATGGGCTTCATGCCCCAGGTCACCGCCCTGCTCGACCAGGTCCGCCCCGGCGGCCAGCGCATGCTGTTCTCCGCCACCCTGGACCGCAACGTCGACCTGCTGGTGCGCCGCTACCTCAGCGACCCCGTCGTGCACTCCGTGGACCCCTCGGCCGGAGCCGTCACGACGATGGAGCACCACGTGCTGCACGTCCACGGCGCCGACAAGCACACGGCCACCACCGAGATCGCCGCCCGCGACGGCCGCGTGATCATGTTCCTCGACACCAAGCACGCCGTCGACCGCCTCACCGAGCACCTCCTGAACAGCGGGGTACGGGCCGCCGCGCTGCACGGCGGGAAGTCGCAGCCGCAGCGCACCCGCACCCTCGCCCAGTTCAAGACCGGGCACGTCAACGTGCTGGTGGCGACCAATGTCGCGGCGCGCGGCATCCACGTCGACAACCTCGACCTCGTCGTGAACGTCGATCCGCCGACCGACCACAAGGACTACCTGCACCGCGGCGGCCGTACCGCCCGGGCCGGCGAGTCCGGCAGTGTCGTCACCCTGGTCACCCCGAACCAGCGCCGTGACATGACCCGGCTCATGGCGGCGGCGGGCATCGTCCCGTGCATCACCCAGGTCCGCTCCGGCGAAGAGGCCCTGCACCGCATCACCGGCGCCCAGGCGCCGACCGGTGTCCCGGTCGTCATCACCGCACCGGTGGTCGAACGCCCCAAGAAGCGCCCCACCTCACGCGGCCGGCGCCGCCCCGCTTCGACGGCCCGGCGCACATCCGTACGGCAGTCCACGGTCGCTGCCGCCGCGTAG
- a CDS encoding Asp23/Gls24 family envelope stress response protein, with protein sequence MTEPNGSTLRKPGPDEPRARLGTELPDASEPRGKTTIADGVVEKIAGIAARDVPGIHALGGGFTRTMGAMRDRVPGGHASAGRGVKVEVGEKQTAIDLQLVVEYGTSISDVAADVRENVIAAVERMTGLEVVEVNIAVNDVHLPDEDDTPETGEGRVQ encoded by the coding sequence ATGACGGAGCCGAACGGTTCAACTCTGCGGAAGCCCGGTCCGGATGAACCCCGCGCTCGCCTGGGCACGGAGCTGCCGGACGCGTCGGAGCCTCGTGGCAAAACGACCATCGCGGACGGCGTGGTGGAGAAGATAGCCGGGATCGCCGCACGGGACGTCCCCGGCATCCACGCGCTGGGCGGTGGCTTCACCCGCACCATGGGAGCCATGCGCGACCGGGTGCCAGGTGGGCACGCGAGCGCCGGGCGCGGCGTCAAGGTCGAGGTCGGTGAGAAGCAGACCGCCATCGACCTCCAGCTCGTCGTGGAGTACGGGACGAGCATCAGCGACGTCGCCGCGGACGTCCGGGAGAACGTGATCGCGGCGGTGGAGCGGATGACGGGCCTGGAAGTCGTCGAGGTGAACATCGCGGTCAACGACGTCCACCTGCCGGACGAGGACGACACACCGGAGACCGGCGAGGGGCGCGTGCAGTAG
- a CDS encoding amino acid permease, with the protein MTDDAIESGQSGPSGLSDEERLAQLGYTQVLARRMSAFSNYAVSFTIISVLSGCLTLYLFGMNTGGPAVITWGWVAVGLMTLFVGLAMAEICSAYPTSAGLYFWAHRLAPPRTAAAWAWFTGWFNVLGQVAVTAGIDFGAASFLGAYLNLQFDFEVTPGRTILLFAGILVLHGLLNTFGVRIVALLNSVSVWWHVVGVAVIVGALTFAPDQHQSASFVFGEFVNNTGWGSGVYVVLIGLLMAQYTFTGYDASAHMTEETHDASTAGPKGIVQSIWTSWIAGFVLLLGFTFAIQSYDGALSSPTGAPPAQILLDALGATAGKLLLLVVIGAQLFCGMASVTANSRMIYAFSRDGALPFSHVWHTVSPRTRTPVAAVWLAAGGALVLGLPYLINVTAYAAVTSIAVIGLYIAYVIPTLLRLRKGEEFERGPWHLGRWSRAIGLVAVAWVGVITVLFMLPQVSPVTWETFNYAPVAVLVVLGSAATWWFASARHWFLNPDHERTLAREAARANAPEPVDP; encoded by the coding sequence ATGACAGATGACGCCATAGAGAGCGGGCAGTCCGGGCCTTCGGGTCTTTCGGACGAGGAACGGCTTGCCCAGCTCGGCTACACGCAGGTCCTGGCCCGCCGCATGTCGGCGTTCTCCAACTACGCGGTCTCCTTCACGATCATCTCGGTCCTGTCGGGCTGCCTGACGCTGTATCTGTTCGGCATGAACACCGGCGGCCCGGCCGTGATCACCTGGGGCTGGGTGGCCGTCGGCCTGATGACGCTGTTCGTCGGGCTGGCGATGGCCGAGATCTGTTCGGCCTATCCGACCTCGGCGGGCCTGTACTTCTGGGCGCACCGTCTGGCCCCGCCGCGGACCGCGGCCGCCTGGGCCTGGTTCACCGGCTGGTTCAACGTGCTGGGCCAGGTCGCGGTGACCGCGGGCATCGACTTCGGGGCGGCGTCCTTCCTGGGCGCCTACCTGAACCTCCAGTTCGACTTCGAGGTCACCCCGGGCCGCACGATCCTGCTCTTCGCCGGGATCCTGGTCCTGCACGGCCTGCTGAACACCTTCGGCGTGCGGATCGTCGCCCTGCTCAACAGCGTCAGCGTGTGGTGGCACGTGGTCGGCGTGGCGGTGATCGTGGGCGCGCTGACGTTCGCCCCCGACCAGCACCAGTCCGCGTCCTTCGTGTTCGGCGAGTTCGTGAACAACACGGGCTGGGGCAGCGGGGTCTACGTCGTCCTGATCGGCCTGCTGATGGCCCAGTACACCTTCACCGGCTACGACGCCTCCGCCCACATGACGGAGGAGACGCACGACGCGTCCACGGCCGGCCCGAAGGGCATCGTGCAGTCCATCTGGACGTCGTGGATCGCGGGATTCGTCCTGCTGCTGGGCTTCACCTTCGCCATCCAGTCCTACGACGGGGCGCTCTCCTCGCCCACGGGGGCACCGCCGGCCCAGATCCTCCTGGACGCCCTCGGCGCGACCGCCGGCAAGCTGCTCCTGCTCGTCGTGATCGGGGCCCAGCTGTTCTGCGGCATGGCCTCCGTGACGGCCAACAGCCGCATGATCTACGCCTTCTCGCGCGACGGCGCGCTGCCGTTCTCGCACGTCTGGCACACGGTCAGCCCGCGCACCCGCACCCCCGTCGCGGCGGTGTGGCTGGCGGCGGGCGGCGCCCTGGTCCTCGGCCTGCCCTACCTCATCAACGTGACCGCCTACGCGGCGGTGACGTCCATCGCCGTCATCGGCCTCTACATCGCCTACGTCATCCCCACGCTGCTGCGGCTGCGCAAGGGGGAGGAGTTCGAGCGGGGGCCGTGGCATCTGGGCCGCTGGTCGCGGGCGATCGGGCTGGTCGCGGTGGCGTGGGTCGGCGTCATCACGGTCCTGTTCATGCTGCCGCAGGTCTCCCCGGTCACCTGGGAGACCTTCAACTACGCCCCGGTGGCGGTCCTCGTCGTCCTCGGCTCCGCCGCCACCTGGTGGTTCGCCTCCGCCCGCCACTGGTTCCTCAACCCCGACCACGAACGCACCCTGGCCCGCGAGGCCGCCCGCGCGAATGCCCCCGAACCGGTGGATCCGTAA
- a CDS encoding PRC-barrel domain-containing protein, which translates to MIHAADIREWRNCDVVDPKGHKIGVLEAVYVDTATDEPAMATVRVGLPTRHHLTFVPLDEATLGPGYVKVTYAKAVVKKAPSLGVDDVLPAEQEEAIFQHYDMPYRTGAGGERQLARR; encoded by the coding sequence ATGATCCACGCAGCCGATATCCGAGAGTGGCGCAACTGCGACGTCGTCGACCCGAAGGGCCACAAGATCGGCGTACTCGAGGCGGTCTACGTCGACACCGCCACCGACGAACCGGCCATGGCCACGGTCCGCGTCGGACTTCCCACCCGGCACCACCTGACCTTCGTGCCCCTGGACGAGGCGACTCTCGGGCCCGGCTACGTCAAGGTCACCTACGCCAAGGCCGTGGTGAAGAAGGCACCCTCGCTCGGGGTGGACGACGTTCTGCCCGCCGAGCAGGAGGAAGCGATCTTCCAGCACTACGACATGCCCTACCGGACGGGCGCAGGCGGCGAGCGGCAGCTCGCGCGCCGCTGA
- a CDS encoding DEAD/DEAH box helicase, giving the protein MSISSTDHVVVPENEGTEDTPEVTFESLGLPEGVVRKLAQNGVTSPFPIQAATIPDALAGKDILGRGRTGSGKTLSFGLPLLTKLSGGHTEKKKPRGIILTPTRELAMQVADALQPYGDVLGLKMKVVCGGTSMSNQMYALERGVDVLVATPGRLRDIISRGACSLENVEVAVLDEADQMSDLGFLPEVTELLDQIPGGGQRMLFSATMENEISTLVKRYLTNPVTHEVDSAQGNVTTMSHHILIVKPKDKAPVTAAIASRKGRTIIFVRTQLGADRIAEQLCDAGVKADALHGGMTQGARTRVLEDFKKGYVNALVATDVAARGIHVDGIDLVLNVDPAGDHKDYLHRAGRTARAGRTGTVVSLSLPHQRRQIFRLMEDAGVDAGRHIINSGTAFEPEVAEITGARSMTEVQSESAANAAQQAEREVSHLTKQLERAQRRATELREEADRLVARAARERGEDPETAVAEAQAVVAEAVASAAAAEAVVAEQPAERPAYEQPRQRRDERGNYERRDDRRDDRRDDRGGRSFERRDDRGGFNRDRRDGERGGFRRDDRRDDRGGRSFERRDDRPSGGGFNRDRRDERPSGGFNRDRRDERPSGGFRRDDRPSGGFNRDRRDERPSGGFRRDDRPSGGFSRDRRDERPSTHRGSDRPFNRDRQGDRPTGGFRSGGHDRPSGRRDDHRGTGTGTGSFGRRDDKPRWKRNG; this is encoded by the coding sequence ATGTCCATTTCCAGTACTGATCACGTCGTCGTGCCCGAGAACGAGGGCACCGAGGACACTCCCGAGGTCACGTTCGAGAGTCTCGGCCTCCCCGAGGGTGTCGTGCGCAAGCTCGCGCAGAACGGCGTGACCTCCCCCTTCCCGATCCAGGCCGCGACCATCCCGGACGCCCTGGCCGGCAAGGACATCCTCGGCCGTGGCCGCACCGGCTCCGGCAAGACCCTCTCCTTCGGTCTGCCGCTGCTGACGAAGCTGTCCGGCGGCCACACCGAGAAGAAGAAGCCCCGCGGCATCATCCTCACGCCGACGCGTGAGCTCGCGATGCAGGTCGCGGACGCCCTCCAGCCGTACGGCGACGTGCTCGGCCTGAAGATGAAGGTCGTCTGCGGCGGTACGTCGATGAGCAACCAGATGTACGCCCTGGAGCGCGGCGTCGACGTCCTCGTCGCCACCCCGGGCCGTCTGCGCGACATCATCAGCCGCGGCGCCTGCTCCCTGGAGAACGTCGAGGTCGCCGTCCTCGACGAGGCCGACCAGATGTCCGACCTGGGCTTCCTGCCCGAGGTCACCGAGCTGCTCGACCAGATCCCGGGCGGCGGCCAGCGGATGCTGTTCTCGGCCACGATGGAGAACGAGATCTCCACGCTGGTCAAGCGCTACCTGACCAACCCGGTCACGCACGAGGTCGACAGCGCCCAGGGCAACGTCACGACCATGTCGCACCACATCCTGATCGTGAAGCCCAAGGACAAGGCGCCGGTCACCGCCGCGATCGCCTCCCGCAAGGGCCGCACCATCATCTTCGTCCGCACCCAGCTGGGCGCCGACCGCATCGCCGAGCAGCTGTGCGACGCCGGTGTGAAGGCCGACGCGCTGCACGGCGGTATGACGCAGGGCGCGCGTACCCGCGTTCTTGAGGACTTCAAGAAGGGCTACGTCAACGCGCTCGTCGCCACCGACGTCGCCGCCCGCGGCATCCACGTCGACGGCATCGACCTGGTCCTGAACGTGGACCCGGCCGGCGACCACAAGGACTACCTGCACCGCGCCGGCCGTACCGCCCGTGCGGGCCGTACCGGCACGGTCGTGTCGCTGTCCCTGCCGCACCAGCGCCGCCAGATCTTCCGGCTGATGGAGGACGCGGGCGTCGACGCCGGGCGTCACATCATCAACTCCGGTACGGCCTTCGAGCCCGAGGTCGCCGAGATCACCGGCGCCCGTTCGATGACCGAGGTCCAGTCGGAGTCCGCGGCCAACGCCGCCCAGCAGGCCGAGCGCGAGGTCTCCCACCTCACCAAGCAGCTGGAGCGGGCGCAGCGGCGCGCGACCGAGCTGCGCGAGGAGGCCGACCGTCTGGTCGCCAGGGCCGCCCGCGAGCGGGGCGAGGACCCGGAGACGGCGGTCGCCGAGGCGCAGGCCGTGGTGGCCGAGGCCGTGGCGTCGGCGGCGGCGGCCGAGGCCGTGGTCGCCGAGCAGCCCGCCGAGCGTCCCGCGTACGAGCAGCCGCGTCAGCGCCGTGACGAGCGGGGCAACTACGAGCGTCGTGACGACCGCCGTGACGACCGTCGGGACGACCGCGGTGGCCGTTCCTTCGAGCGTCGTGACGACCGTGGCGGCTTCAACCGCGACCGCCGGGACGGCGAGCGGGGCGGGTTCCGCCGTGACGACCGTCGTGACGACCGTGGTGGCCGTTCCTTCGAGCGTCGTGACGACCGCCCCTCGGGTGGCGGTTTCAACCGTGACCGTCGTGACGAGCGTCCCTCGGGTGGCTTCAACCGTGACCGTCGTGACGAGCGTCCCTCGGGTGGCTTCCGTCGTGACGACCGTCCCTCGGGTGGCTTCAACCGTGACCGTCGTGACGAGCGTCCCTCGGGCGGCTTCCGTCGTGACGACCGCCCCTCGGGTGGCTTCAGCCGCGACCGCCGTGACGAGCGTCCGTCCACCCACCGGGGCAGCGACCGTCCCTTCAACCGTGACCGTCAGGGCGACCGCCCCACCGGCGGCTTCCGCTCCGGCGGCCACGACCGCCCCTCCGGCCGTCGTGACGACCACCGCGGCACCGGCACCGGCACCGGTTCCTTCGGCCGCCGCGACGACAAGCCGCGCTGGAAGCGCAACGGCTGA
- a CDS encoding metallopeptidase family protein, which yields MLEMTREEFEELVAEALDRIPPELTRLMDNVAVFVEDEPPADDPELLGLYEGTPLTDRGEWYAGVLPDRITIYRGPTLRMCGSREEVVAETEVTVVHEIAHHFGIDDARLHALGYG from the coding sequence GTGCTGGAGATGACGCGCGAGGAGTTCGAGGAACTGGTCGCCGAGGCCCTGGACCGGATTCCGCCGGAGTTGACGCGGCTGATGGACAACGTCGCGGTGTTCGTCGAGGACGAGCCGCCCGCGGACGATCCCGAGCTGCTCGGGCTCTACGAGGGGACTCCGCTGACCGACCGGGGGGAGTGGTACGCCGGTGTGCTGCCGGACCGGATCACGATCTACCGGGGGCCGACGCTGAGGATGTGCGGATCGCGGGAGGAGGTCGTCGCGGAGACGGAGGTGACGGTGGTGCACGAGATCGCCCATCACTTCGGGATCGACGACGCGCGGCTGCACGCGCTCGGGTACGGGTGA
- a CDS encoding cold-shock protein, with translation MAAGTVKWFNAEKGFGFIEQDGGGADVFAHYSNIAAQGFRELLEGQKVNFDIAQGQKGPTAENIVLA, from the coding sequence ATGGCTGCTGGTACCGTGAAGTGGTTCAACGCGGAAAAGGGCTTCGGCTTCATCGAGCAGGACGGTGGCGGCGCCGACGTGTTCGCCCACTACTCGAACATCGCCGCCCAGGGCTTCCGCGAGCTGCTTGAGGGCCAGAAGGTGAACTTCGACATCGCGCAGGGCCAGAAGGGCCCGACGGCCGAGAACATCGTTCTCGCCTGA
- a CDS encoding MerR family transcriptional regulator, with protein sequence MTADQSLGRLDDDDYPAYTMGRAAELLGTTPGFLRAIGEARLITPLRSEGGHRRYSRYQLRIAARARELVDQGTPIEAACRIIILEDQLEEAQRINAEYRRAEGSAKPSSAA encoded by the coding sequence ATGACAGCAGACCAGTCGCTGGGCCGTCTCGACGACGACGACTACCCCGCCTACACGATGGGCCGGGCCGCCGAACTGCTCGGTACCACTCCCGGCTTCCTCCGTGCCATCGGCGAAGCACGGCTGATCACACCCCTGCGCTCCGAGGGCGGACACCGCCGCTACTCCCGCTACCAGCTGCGTATCGCGGCCCGTGCGCGTGAGCTCGTCGACCAGGGCACCCCGATCGAGGCCGCATGCCGGATCATCATTCTTGAGGACCAGCTCGAAGAGGCGCAGCGCATCAACGCCGAGTACCGCCGAGCCGAGGGATCGGCCAAGCCGTCGTCCGCGGCCTGA